A window of Planctomycetota bacterium genomic DNA:
CTCGGTGTTCCCCGCACAAACCGCCGCCGGCTCTTCTGGATTGACGACACTCCCGAGCCGCGTGAGCACGTCGATGTCGTCGAAACAGCCCTCATTGATCGGAGCGTCGGGGAACTTATGCCGCATCAGACATATGAACGCGTAGTAAATCGCTGATTGCGTCACCGCCAACGGACAGTTCACGCAGCCCTTCACTTGGTCAGGCGAAGGCATCACGCACACGTCCACCACGTCCCACTCCTTGTCGATGAAGCAGGTGATCGAGATGTCAAATGTGCCCGCCCCATCATCGTCAAGAACGTCGTGCGCGGTGAATCGGCCGGGCGGTAGATCAGAGAGCGTTTGCCACATGAACGCCCGCGCGTGTTCCCTTAGGGCGGCAGCCGTAGCGTCGAAACCAGGACGAGCGACGAGTTGCCTCAGCGCGTCGCCGCCGACGCGGTTGGCCGCGGTCATCGACTCGACGTCGCCGAGCACCTCGGCAGGGTTCCCCACGCCCGCTTGCAGTTTCGCCATGCCCTCGGCCAATCGCATCGGCGGCAGACGCACGCCCTCCTGGTCGATGTGTGTCGAAAGCCCCATGCCGCCGGGAAAGTCGCCACCGATGTCGGCGAAGTGCGCCCGGCTCGCCGCATACCCGATCCGCTTACCCTCCTGATCGATCGGCGTCACGAGCGTCACGTCCGGCAGGTGGCTACCGCCCTCGTACGGGTCGTTCACGATCGCGTCGCCGTCAAGGTCGGGCAGCGCTTCGAGCACCGCCGCGACACTTGCGGGCATGCTGCCAAGGTGTACCGGGATGTGCGCCGCCTGTGCGAGCATTGCACCGTTCGCGTCGAACAAAGCGCACGAAAAGTCCCGTCGCTCCTTGATGTTCGCGCTGAACGCCGCCCGCTGTAGCACCACCCCCATCTGCTCGGCGGCGGCTTCGAGAAGGGTCTGTGTAAGTTGCAGTTCGACGGGGTGGGGCATGGTGGTGAGCTACTGAGTAACACGAAGTGTGCCGTCGTCGAGCAAGGTGATATGCCAGCCTCGCGGCACCCAGATCGTTGCTTCGTTGTCGACGATCAACGCCGGGCCATCGACACCGTCGGCGGCGGTGCGGTTGAGCCGTGGCACGGCTTGCCCCTCCACGTCCACCTCGTCACGCCGCAGGTCTTCGGTCGGCTTGGCCAGTGCGACCTCCAGCACCGGGCCGACCCGGCGCAAACGCAGTGTCACCACTTCGATCGCTCGATCCAACGCCTTGCCGAATCGCTCGGCGTAGCGGCGACTGAACTCGGCGGCCACCGCGTCGATCGTCGGCGTCTTGACGACGATCGGTACCGTGTGGCTTTGCCCGACGTAACGCACCTCCGCCGACGCCTCGATCGTCGCGGTCTGCTCGGCCGGCAACTCGTCCATCGCGTCGGCGTTGAGCGTGCCGAACTCCGCGTACAAGCGGTCGTCGTCGAGCACGTCCTTCAGGTGCAGCACCGTCCGAGATCGCTCGGCGACGCGCGGCGTCACGAGCATGCCCAACGCACTGAGCACCCCCGCCATCGGCGGCACCAACACCGTCGACATCCCCAGCGACTCGGCCAAGCCGCACGCATGCAATCCGCCCGCCCCGCCAAAGCTCACCAACGCCAATCCCCGCGGATCGACGCTCCGTGCCGCGGTGACGGCGCGGATCGCCCGGCTCATGTGCGCCTCGGCGATGCGACAGATCCCCAGCGCCGTCTCGGTCGACGACAAGCCGAGTTCATCCGCGAGCTGGTCGATGACCTTCTCGGCCAGCGGCGGGTGGAGTTCCATCGTGCCGCCTAGCTTGGTGTCGGCGGGGATGCGGCCGAGATAAACGTTGGCGTCGGTAACGGTGGGCAGGACGCCGCCGTGGTGGTAGCACGCCGGGCCGGGGAACGCGCCGGCCGACTTGGGGCCAACCCGCAGCGCGCCGCCGACGTCGCGGTAGGCGATCGACCCGCCGCCGGCACCGATGGTGTGAATGTCGTACATCGGCAACGCGATCGGCAGGCCGGCGACGTGATGCTCGGTCGTGAGCGTCGGCTTGCCGTCGGTGATGAGCGTGACGTCCGTCGAGGTACCGCCCATGTCGTAGGCGACGCAATCGCGATGACCGTGGCGAGCGGCGATGTACGCCGCGGCAGCCACCCCGCCGGCGGGTCCGCTCAGAACGAGCCGCGCGGCATGCAGATGCGCGTCGGCGATCGGCACCGTCCCCCCACCGCCGTGCAAGACACGGCAGTCGTCAACATGATGCGGCAGTTCCTGGCTCAGCCCGTCGAGATACCGCCGAACGACCGGGCCGAGTTGGGCGTTGATCGCCGTCGTGGTGGCCCGTTCGTACTCGCGAAACTCAGGCAGCACATCGCTGCTGAGCGTGACGTCGAGGCCGGCGTTTCGCGCGATCTCGGCGAAGCGTCGTTCGTGCGTCGGATCGACGAAGCTGAACAGCAGGCAAACCGCCACACTCTGCAACCCGCTCTGCTTGATCGCCGCGACGACGCGATTGCACTCGTCGTCGGTTAGCTCACGCAGCACCGCCCCGTCCGCGGCGATGCGACAGTCGAGGCCGTGACAATGCACCCGTGGGGTGATGGGGTCGGGCTTGGCCGGGTGCAGTGCGTACAAGTCTGGCCGATCCTGCCGGGCGATCTCGAGGACGTCGGTAAATCCGGCATTGGTCACCAACGCGGCCGGCTCACCGAAACGGGTCAAAAGTGCGTTGGTCGCGACCGTGCTGCCGTGGACCATGTCGATCCGCCCCCAAGGCAACGCCTTGAGCGTTTCGAGAATCCCGCCCTGAAAATCTGGCGGCGTGCTGGGCCTTTTCACGCAATGCAGCATGGTTCCATCGAACGCGACGGTGTCGGTGAACGTCCCGCCCACGTCGCACCCGACGCGTAGCCCGGACGATTCCCGTGAGTCCTGAAATGGCCGTGAATGGTCCGCTTCCATACAGTCCCAGCATGATGATACGTAAATCGGCCTATGCGGCGTTACTCCTCGTGCTCGGCTGTCAGGCCGCACCGACGGTCACGGAACAAGCGACCACCCGCTCCGCGACCGTCGCGGACATGGCTCCCGACACGGCGGCGGCGATCGCGGAACTCGAAGCCCAGATAAAGGCCGATGTCTACTGGCTCGCCGACGAGGAGCGCGGGGGTCGCGGGCTCAACACCGACGGCATCGAAGAATCGGCCCAGTTCGCCGCACTTCGCTTTGCCCAGCTCGGTCTCGAACCCGCGGGCGAAGTCGGCTATTTCGACACCTTCACGCTCAACGCCGGCAACACGCTCATCGAGGACGAGACCGAACTCGCCTTCGGCGATACCCAACTTACCGCCAATGAAGACTACGTTCCGTATGGCTGGTCGAAGATGGGCGCATTCGAAGGTAACCTCGCGTTCGGCGGCTACAGCATCTCCGCCGAGCGGCGCGGCTACGACGACTACGACGATGCCGACGTGGAAGGCAAGGTCGTGCTCGCGTTGCGCTACGAGCCGCACGACGAAGAGGGAGCGAGCCTGTTCCTCAACGACAACGAGCAGCGACAAATGGGCCGCAACTTCACGCGTGAGTCGGAGCTGTTCCGAAAGGCCCGGGCCGCCGAAGCCGCAGGCGCGTCGGCGTTGCTGATCGTGAACCCGCCGATGCACCACGAAGGCAAGAACCCGGTCGATCGCTTCAGCAGTCGCGGCGGCCGGGCACGGGTCGGCATCCCGGTGATGCAAGTCTCGCCCGAGACCGCCGGCAAGCTCCTCGCCGCCGCCGAGTTGCCCACGCTCACCGAGCTGCAGACCTCCATCGACAGCACGGGCAAGCCGAACACACTCGTCGGAGAGCCGGTCACGGTTGCCGGCCGATGGAACGCCGAGTCGGAGACGATCATCGAGAAGAACGTCGTGGCCATGATGCGCGGCGAGGGGCCGTTAGCCGACGAGTACATCGTCGTCGGCGGGCACTACGACCACCTCGGCAAAGGCGAGTACGGCAGCCGAAGCGGAACTGGGCCCGTCCACTACGGTGCCGACGACAACGCCAGTGGGACTGCCGCAGTGATGGCGATCGCGGAGCTGCTGGCCGAACAGGGTAACCCCGAAGGCCGCTCGGTTTACTTCGTGCTCTTCAGCGCCGAGGAGATCGGACTCATCGGCAGTCGCGAGTGGGTCGAAGACGCGCCCGTCGAGCACGACGACATCGTCGCGATGCTCAACTACGACATGCTCGGTCGGCCTGAAGATCGCACCCTCCGCATCGGCGGCGTGGGAACCACGCAGCTCTTCGAGAGCATGCTCGACGAGGCCATCCCGGCGGCCGAGATCGACTGGGTCGACACCGGGTCGAGCATGGACGGCCGCTCGGACCACGCCCCGTTCGATCGGGCGGGCATCCCGGCGATGTTCTTTTTCGGCTCACTGCACGACGACTACCACACAGAGCGCGACACGCCCGACAAACTCGACTACGACTTCCTGGCCCGCGCCAGCTACGCCAGCTTCGAGATCCTCGAAGAGCTGCGTTCCACCACCGATACGCTGGACTATCGCGACCGCGAACAACGGATGGCCGACAGCGGCCAGACGCCCAGCGGCCCGCAGCGTGATCCCGGCGAGCGGCGGGTGCGTCTGGGCATTACGCCGGACATGTCCGCCTACAGCGACAGCGAAGAGAAGGGCCTGCTTGTGGCCGGGGTCTCCGACAACACCCCCGCTCAGCGGGCCAGCCTTGCCCAAGGCGACCGCATTCTCAAACTCGGCGAGCACGACATCGCCGACATCAACGACCTCCAGTTCGCGCTCGAGGACTCCGAGCCGGGCAAGACCTATCCGCTACACATCAAGCGTGGCGATGAACTCAAGCAGCTCTCGGTCACTTTCGATGGCACGGAGGTGAACTGATGAGCGACGTCACCGGCGTCATCCTCGTCGACCACGGCAGCCGGCGCGCGCAGAGCAACGAGATGCTCGAAGAAGTCGCCCGCCTCTTCGGTTCGCGGTTCGCCGACGACTACGGCATCGTCGAGCCGGCCCACATGGAACTGGCGATGCCCGACATCGAGGCGGCCTACGCCAGGTGCGTCGAGCGGGGCGCGAACAAGATCGTCGTGCTCCCCTACTTCCTCGGCCACGGCAAGCACTTCACCAAGGACATCCCGTCGCTGACCAACCAAGCCTCGGCGAAGTTCCCGGGCACCCGCTACCAAATCGCCGAGCCGCTCGGCATTGATGATTTGATCCTGGAATTGCTCAAGAAGCGTATCGAGGCCGACGACCAACCGACGATCGACGCCGGCGGCGACGACCCGCGTCTGGCCGAGATCGAGCCGAGCAAGAAACGCATCCAGTGCGCGACTTGCCCCTTCCAGCTTCACCGCGACGGCAGCGTCACGGTCAAGCCCGACCGCGGCGTCGACGTCGAGACGGCGTTGGGCGTGGTAGACTGACCGCAGACCCGTCCCCGTAGCTCAGTTGGATAGAGCACCGGACTTCTAATCCGACGGTCGGTGGTTCGAATCCACCCGGGGACGCTTCGACGTTCACGCGCCGGGCAACGGTGCATAGTCGAGATTGATGGTGAAGCTCACGCGGAACTGCCGCATGATTCGCCCGTCCTGCTCGATCTCCGTACTCTCGGTTTTGGTCAGTTCCAGCGCCGGGTTACTCCCGATCGAGCCGGCGAAGAGCGAGACGTCGTAATCGGTCGGTGCCATCCCCGCGACATCGACACGGAGCTTGCGAACCTTCGGCCGAGCCGCGCCGGGTTTGGCGTTGCCGACGAGACGCAAGTACTCCTGCGCGGACATCGCCGTTTCGTGAGCTTCCATCCGCACGTCGGTCAGGGCCATCGCGGGGGTCAGGGCCTGATCGAGCGTGGCGAGGACGCGGGCCGACTCGACGTTCAGGCCGACGTGTTCGAAGATCTGCTCCTCGTCGCGGAGTTGGCGTTCGATGCCGTGGTAGTGGCGCATCTTCTGCAGCGCGGATCGGCTCTCGTCGAGCTGACGCTGGTGCGAAGTGAGCACCAGTTGCGCGTCGGCCACCTCGCTCCAGGCTCCGAGTCCCACCGCCGTCAGCGCGACGACCATCGTCGCAAACAGCCAATAGTGGACACGGACGATCCCCTTCCATCGGATGTACTTCGGATACCAGCCGGGAAGGAAGTCGATCGGCGGCATCGGGGTCGAGCCGAAGCCGCTCTTGTCGGCCGGGGTGCTCATGCCGCCTCCCGGAATTGCATCGCGCCTTCGGGGAGGCTTAACTGATTGTCCGCCTCACGAGCTTCGGCTTCGTCGGCGATCCGGGCGGCTTCGGCCTGCTCCAGACGCGTCGGGCCGACCATGCCGTGGAACGGGCCGCCCGCCTTGCTCAACGCCAAGCCCAACGCGACCGCCCATTCGCCGAAGTGATCGTGCCGCTCCAGGTGCCGCATACGGTCGCATTGCACGTTCTGCAGCGGGCGTGCAGCTTCGACGGGAACACCCAGCGACGTGCCGAGCAGTTCATGCACCGGCTTCTGCTCCGCGCCCCGGCCCGTCAGACACACACGCACCGGACGGTGCCCGCGGAACGTCACCGACCAGTACCGCAAGCATAGGCCGATCTCGTTGCCGAGTTTCTCGATCGTCGGCCGGGTCGCGTCGATGACGGCGCGACGCACATCCTCGGACACCGGTCGCTCGGGGTTCGGGTCACCGACACGACGCCGCAGGGCGGACGCCTCGTCGAGCGTGATGCCGAGCTTGTCGGCGGCGGCACGGTTCAGGTCGGCGTCGCCGATGTCGAGTTTCTTGTAGAAGCCAAGCCGTCGCCCCTGCCCGATGACCAACTGCGTGCCGACTTCGCCCAGGTCGATCAAGACGTGGACTTCGCGCTCGTCCTCGCGGCGGCGGAAGAACCGTTCGATGCCACGGAAGAGCGCGACCGGCTCGAAGTCCAACCCCGCGACGTGCAGCCCGAGCCCGTGCAGTTGTTCGACGTACGCCTCCACGGCCGTACGTTCGGCGGCCAGCGCCATCACTTCGCACAACGGCTCGACCTTCTTTTGCTGGTCGACGCGTAGCCGTTGGTGGACCTCGCCGCCGGCGATGCACCGCAGCTCGACGACGCCGTCCATGTCGGGAAACAGCGACTCGATCTGCTCGACGGTCGCGTTGAAGACCGACGCATCGTCACCGGCGGGAACGCGGAGTGTTTTGATCCGGCAAATGTTCTCGGGAATCGCCGCGACGATCTGCTTGCCGCGAAAGCCGCCGCCACGCATGAGATCCTTGATGGCATCGCACGCCTCGCCGGTGAGCAGGCCATCGGGTGCCGAGGCGAGCGATCCGAGCCGACGCCGGCCGGCCGCACCGACCGCGACACGCATGCCCGGCGTCTCGACCTGCATGAGCCGCACGTCGGTGCGCCCGACGTCCAGCCCCATCGGCAAAGGCGTCACGCCCGACTGAACGAGCGCGCGGGCCCGTTGCAGTAGCTCGGCTCCATCAAGAGCGAACGACAGTTTCGATTTGGTCGGCTCGGTGCTCATGTCGTGTCGCTCAGGGGGTGGTGACCTCGCCGGTGATGGGCTCGACCTCGACGCTGCCGGTGATGCCGTCGCTCGAGACGATGATGTTGCCGGAGAAGATCAGGGGCGTGGCGTTGCTGCCGTCGGCAAAGACCGAGTGCGGCACGCCCATCTCGTCGAACGAAAGCCCGGGCCGAGCGCCGAAGTTGGCGGCCACGATCGACACTTCGTGCATCGCC
This region includes:
- a CDS encoding hydantoinase/oxoprolinase family protein; translated protein: MEADHSRPFQDSRESSGLRVGCDVGGTFTDTVAFDGTMLHCVKRPSTPPDFQGGILETLKALPWGRIDMVHGSTVATNALLTRFGEPAALVTNAGFTDVLEIARQDRPDLYALHPAKPDPITPRVHCHGLDCRIAADGAVLRELTDDECNRVVAAIKQSGLQSVAVCLLFSFVDPTHERRFAEIARNAGLDVTLSSDVLPEFREYERATTTAINAQLGPVVRRYLDGLSQELPHHVDDCRVLHGGGGTVPIADAHLHAARLVLSGPAGGVAAAAYIAARHGHRDCVAYDMGGTSTDVTLITDGKPTLTTEHHVAGLPIALPMYDIHTIGAGGGSIAYRDVGGALRVGPKSAGAFPGPACYHHGGVLPTVTDANVYLGRIPADTKLGGTMELHPPLAEKVIDQLADELGLSSTETALGICRIAEAHMSRAIRAVTAARSVDPRGLALVSFGGAGGLHACGLAESLGMSTVLVPPMAGVLSALGMLVTPRVAERSRTVLHLKDVLDDDRLYAEFGTLNADAMDELPAEQTATIEASAEVRYVGQSHTVPIVVKTPTIDAVAAEFSRRYAERFGKALDRAIEVVTLRLRRVGPVLEVALAKPTEDLRRDEVDVEGQAVPRLNRTAADGVDGPALIVDNEATIWVPRGWHITLLDDGTLRVTQ
- the pilM gene encoding pilus assembly protein PilM encodes the protein MSTEPTKSKLSFALDGAELLQRARALVQSGVTPLPMGLDVGRTDVRLMQVETPGMRVAVGAAGRRRLGSLASAPDGLLTGEACDAIKDLMRGGGFRGKQIVAAIPENICRIKTLRVPAGDDASVFNATVEQIESLFPDMDGVVELRCIAGGEVHQRLRVDQQKKVEPLCEVMALAAERTAVEAYVEQLHGLGLHVAGLDFEPVALFRGIERFFRRREDEREVHVLIDLGEVGTQLVIGQGRRLGFYKKLDIGDADLNRAAADKLGITLDEASALRRRVGDPNPERPVSEDVRRAVIDATRPTIEKLGNEIGLCLRYWSVTFRGHRPVRVCLTGRGAEQKPVHELLGTSLGVPVEAARPLQNVQCDRMRHLERHDHFGEWAVALGLALSKAGGPFHGMVGPTRLEQAEAARIADEAEAREADNQLSLPEGAMQFREAA
- a CDS encoding M20/M25/M40 family metallo-hydrolase, whose amino-acid sequence is MMIRKSAYAALLLVLGCQAAPTVTEQATTRSATVADMAPDTAAAIAELEAQIKADVYWLADEERGGRGLNTDGIEESAQFAALRFAQLGLEPAGEVGYFDTFTLNAGNTLIEDETELAFGDTQLTANEDYVPYGWSKMGAFEGNLAFGGYSISAERRGYDDYDDADVEGKVVLALRYEPHDEEGASLFLNDNEQRQMGRNFTRESELFRKARAAEAAGASALLIVNPPMHHEGKNPVDRFSSRGGRARVGIPVMQVSPETAGKLLAAAELPTLTELQTSIDSTGKPNTLVGEPVTVAGRWNAESETIIEKNVVAMMRGEGPLADEYIVVGGHYDHLGKGEYGSRSGTGPVHYGADDNASGTAAVMAIAELLAEQGNPEGRSVYFVLFSAEEIGLIGSREWVEDAPVEHDDIVAMLNYDMLGRPEDRTLRIGGVGTTQLFESMLDEAIPAAEIDWVDTGSSMDGRSDHAPFDRAGIPAMFFFGSLHDDYHTERDTPDKLDYDFLARASYASFEILEELRSTTDTLDYRDREQRMADSGQTPSGPQRDPGERRVRLGITPDMSAYSDSEEKGLLVAGVSDNTPAQRASLAQGDRILKLGEHDIADINDLQFALEDSEPGKTYPLHIKRGDELKQLSVTFDGTEVN
- a CDS encoding hydantoinase B/oxoprolinase family protein, with product MPHPVELQLTQTLLEAAAEQMGVVLQRAAFSANIKERRDFSCALFDANGAMLAQAAHIPVHLGSMPASVAAVLEALPDLDGDAIVNDPYEGGSHLPDVTLVTPIDQEGKRIGYAASRAHFADIGGDFPGGMGLSTHIDQEGVRLPPMRLAEGMAKLQAGVGNPAEVLGDVESMTAANRVGGDALRQLVARPGFDATAAALREHARAFMWQTLSDLPPGRFTAHDVLDDDGAGTFDISITCFIDKEWDVVDVCVMPSPDQVKGCVNCPLAVTQSAIYYAFICLMRHKFPDAPINEGCFDDIDVLTRLGSVVNPEEPAAVCAGNTETSQRIVDVVFAALAKALPDFIPAASCGSMNSLALAGDGWSYYETVPGGSGASAERAGASAVQTHMTNTRNTPAEALELEYPLRVLRYELADNAPSADLPGGSGVVREIEVLEEARVTLLGERRRVSPPNGAAGENRHNGEVIKGKAAFKAKPGDRIKQTTPSGGGHSG
- a CDS encoding CbiX/SirB N-terminal domain-containing protein, which translates into the protein MSDVTGVILVDHGSRRAQSNEMLEEVARLFGSRFADDYGIVEPAHMELAMPDIEAAYARCVERGANKIVVLPYFLGHGKHFTKDIPSLTNQASAKFPGTRYQIAEPLGIDDLILELLKKRIEADDQPTIDAGGDDPRLAEIEPSKKRIQCATCPFQLHRDGSVTVKPDRGVDVETALGVVD